DNA from Rubripirellula lacrimiformis:
GCACCCGTGGTTTACCAGATTGAATCGATGGCGATAAACTCGGCCTATCGATGTACTCTTCACGGTTTGCTGCTACCAAAATCGGACTTTCGGGGACCAATCGGTACTGAACAGCCAGTAAGCACATCTCGCAGCTTTCTATTTCAAAGATCAGTGGTTTGGTAAACGCCGAAATCGGGGGACGCGATTGGCTTGCTGCCAAGAACGCATCACTCCGATGCGGACCAATGTATCTACGGTAATCAGCCACCCACACCCCCTAATGGGGGGAAACTGGCAAAATTTAGCGTTCCTGAGCCGCTTTTTGGCGATTCTAAGCACACTCTGGGCAATCTTTGGCGGTCAGCCAGACCGATACACCTTACAGACGCCTTGTTCCGGACCTAGCAAAACGCAGCAATGGGGCGACGCTAGCGATCAGTCGACGGCACCAAGACACGTCGGATGACAGTCCATGTTCGCTGGATTTGTCTGAATCTTGGTACCCGATCTCGGTACTTCGGGCAGATGCCCGGAACATCGGCGTGGTTGGATGTCCCCTGGGGGACCAACGCGACCGACAAATGGACGTAGGCTTTCGTATCTTGATCCTTCCCAATCACGGCATGGCTTTCTGAACCGATGGCTGACTTGCAGAGCAAATATTCCAAATCGGTGCTGTCGATCAAGACACCGGTCAACGTCACGCTGGCCCGAAAAATGGTGCCGCTGCAGCGAATCGTTGATCTGGTGCCCGGTTCGATGCTGACATTCGACGCCCACTGCGACGAACCGTTGACGCTCGAGGCCGGTGGGACCCCCATCGCTACGGGCGAAACGATCAAGATCGGCGACAAGTTCGGTTTACGGATCCGCGAAATCCTGGGCCCCAAGCAAGAAGACTAAGCAGGCCGTTGAGAATCGAGCCGGGCAAAGCGGAGAAACGCGCTGGGCGATGCCCGAGCGGTAAAACGATCAATCCCATGCCTCTGGCCGGCCCTTAGCGGACCTGATCGACTTTCATGCGGTAGAAGATGTTGTTGTCGAAATCCGTGACCTGCTGCGGTGCTGGGGTCACCAAGAACTTGCCGGCCAGCTTTTTCTTCGTCAGGCCGGCTTTTGTCGTCTGGCCACCACTCAAGGTGATCTCGATCATATCGCTGCTTTTGGGCTGCCCCCCAAAGCAACAGGTCCCCAGGTCGGGTACCAAAATGAAGTGTTTCAACAAGCCGCTGCCGGATGACGGGTGAATGTAACCCTTCAGGAAAATGTCCTGGCCGTGGATCGTGGTGGCCGCTTCGGTTGGCTGATCCGGACCGCCATCGGCCTGTTGCAGGTCATAAAACTGAACACGTGTGTATCCATCTGGCACTTCGGTCAGGTAGATGTAGGTGTGCATCGAGATGCCGCCCAATAGCAGCACCAGGTTCAGTGACAGGCCGGCAACCGCCAATCCCTTGCCGCCGAATTCATCCGGGAACCGGCTGATCGACCGCAATGAAACCAGCGCCGCGCCGATGCCGATCACGCTGAGTCCCAGCATTGGAACAAAGGCGGACAGCAGTCCGGGCAGGGCCATCACGAACAAAATGATCGAAACGATCGCCGATCGACTGACCGCTCGATAGGGATACGACGAGGTCTGATCGACCACCGACGACATTTGAATCTCAGCCGACATTTCTGGTTTGACCTTCGGGCCCACAACGAGTGTCTGAATCGTATTCTTTTAGGATTCCGAAACCCTTCAAGAGTCTGATCGGGAAAGGGTTAGATGCATAAGTCTGTTTGACTTCCGCCACCCCCCTCGGCTCGCCCGGTTGATCCAACCCAGTGCAAAAGCCGTCCTAAGCGTCCTGTTGGCTGTGTGACGGGGCACCGCCGGATAGCAACAGAAACTGGGCGATCACCACCGTGGCGACCGCCATCAACAGTACGGAAGCGAATCGCCAAGGGTTCATTACCGCGGCGACCGGTGCCATGGTGGCGACCGGTGCGACGACAGAAAGCCGGCTCGATGAAAGCGGGGCCGACGAAACCGAGACCCGCGAAACCGAGACCCGTTGGGCCAACGGTTGGCCGATCCGAGGACGGTTGTGGGCTGCCAGTAAATCGGGGGCGGACAATCGATCTGACTGCAAACCAAGCGATGTGGATGCGAAGGCGTGATCCGAAGGCTGGACGACCGAGGTGCCGTCTCCCGTCGTGTCACGAGCCGGAACGGGGATCGAAAAGAACGTGTTGGCTCGTTTGACGCTTTGAGGATCAATCTTTTCCAGCTTTTCCAGTGCTTCCTGAGCCTTCGGAAGCGGGCAGGCACGCAGGTAGTTCACCACAGGAACTCGTACCCAATTGTTGTCCGGGTCGGCATCGGTGAACAATTGTGCCAATCGATCGATCTGAGTCCAATCGTCCCAACGAGCCAGGTCGGGGATGACCAGATCGGCCAGATCTTTCCGGTCCAGCACGTGATGCAGCGATTCGACCAGCGCACTTCGCGGGATCACGTCGCCTTCGGTGCCGTGAAAGCGAATCGCCATGATCGCGGCGTAGGTATCGGCGTAGGGAGCGTCTTTGTTGTTCAGGAACAATTCGTTGACCAGCGGCAAACCGCTTTCACCACCCAAGGTCAGGTAGCAAGCGACCAACGCATCCAGCCCGCCACGAGTGCTCTTTTGAGTGCTCCGCAGCATTCCCTCTAGCATCGGCAGGTCCTTTTCGTCCCCACAGGCGCCCAGCATGGTCAGGAACAGACGTTTGCGATCGGTCGACGTATCGGGATCGGTGATCCACTGGACCAATTGGGCGTGGTCCATTTCTGGTGCCAGAGCCTTGACCACGGGGTAGGGCGTGACCGCGAATTCGTCGTAGGAATCGCGAGCCAGCATGGACTCGTCGTCCTGCAGAAACTTGTAATAGAACCGCAGGCGATCGATCGGGGTCGCTTCGTCCATCTTCGCGACCTGTTTGACGTACTCTTCCGAGCGTTCGTTGATCGGCAAGCAGGACCACTGCATATCGGGGGGATCGACGCCGGAAAGCATGAATCGGCGACCGATGCTGACTTCGCCGTAATAGATCGCTTTGACTTCGCTGCCGGCGGTAACGTGTTGGTCACCTTTGAGCACGACGTCGACTTTCATCGAAATTTCGCCGGTGTCTTTGTTCCGCGTCAAATCACTTTGGGTGGCGGTCGCGATGACCACGGCATCCATGGCCGCCATTTCTTGCCGCAGCGTCTGCGAGACCGCGTTACAGAACGGGCAGGCCTGCGAGCGGGTGGCCGCGGGCCCAACCAAGATCATGACGGCAAGTGTCGTGACAGCGGCAACACGCACCAACCGACCGGTCGAAGCCGACGAAGGGTTCAGGACCGTGCGGCAAAGCGAATCAAACATCCAGGCACCAAAAAATTGAATCGTCAAATGCAAGGCGGCGGGAAACCACCAACGCCCTAATCATAGGTGCCAATGGAGCAGATTGAGAAGTCTGAAGTTGTCAGGTCGACTTGTTCGGCCCAGTTTTTTGGATTGGGCCAGCTTTTTGGGTCGTCACGGGGTCCGCGGATCGCGGCGAAACAGTCTGCGACGACCCAAAACATCCGGTTCTAACCAAAATCCGACCCTGAACGGCTCAACCGTTCCTATCGAACATGCCGATAGTGACGGTACACCGGGTTTTGGTCGTCCGATGGTCTTGGGCATCGACGGGCAATCAGGTTTAAAAACGCGCTAGATAGGGATCGATCCCGGCAAAACGGGTCAGACACTTATTTTCCGCCCAACGCTAACTACCGTGACGCACACCGCGCCACACGTCTCGAGGGGGGACACCCTGATGCTTCGTCATCTATTGATCGCCACCGCGCTTCTTGGAAGCTACCTGGCCACATCCGATATCGCCTCGGCCGATCAACGAGCCTACGGCCAAAACTGGGGTGGCCAGGCCGATACACGCGACTGGAACCGCTTTTATCACTATCCCTACGTTTACTATCCCCAAAACTTCTATGGGCAAGAGTATTTTCGTAGCAGCGATGATATGTATCACCGCTATCCGCAAGAGATGCGGATCCCGGTCTACAACAAGAAGTGGCACAACTTCTATCCCAGCAGCCGCCGGTACCACAGCGGACATCAGTTTATCCTGGACGTGTTCTAGGACCTGACGGTTTTCACTGGCCGCGGGTTTTCGGACGACTGATACACCCAGGGAACCATGAATACCGGCACCAAAATTCGCATCTTCGGTCGATTGCTCGATTCACTCGACGCGCCGGTGTGGGTCATCGGTGCCGACGGAAATCTGGTGTACCTATCCGCCGGTGTTGCGA
Protein-coding regions in this window:
- a CDS encoding FliM/FliN family flagellar motor switch protein, producing the protein MADLQSKYSKSVLSIKTPVNVTLARKMVPLQRIVDLVPGSMLTFDAHCDEPLTLEAGGTPIATGETIKIGDKFGLRIREILGPKQED
- a CDS encoding calmodulin-binding protein, whose protein sequence is MLRHLLIATALLGSYLATSDIASADQRAYGQNWGGQADTRDWNRFYHYPYVYYPQNFYGQEYFRSSDDMYHRYPQEMRIPVYNKKWHNFYPSSRRYHSGHQFILDVF
- a CDS encoding DUF3299 domain-containing protein — translated: MSAEIQMSSVVDQTSSYPYRAVSRSAIVSIILFVMALPGLLSAFVPMLGLSVIGIGAALVSLRSISRFPDEFGGKGLAVAGLSLNLVLLLGGISMHTYIYLTEVPDGYTRVQFYDLQQADGGPDQPTEAATTIHGQDIFLKGYIHPSSGSGLLKHFILVPDLGTCCFGGQPKSSDMIEITLSGGQTTKAGLTKKKLAGKFLVTPAPQQVTDFDNNIFYRMKVDQVR